Genomic DNA from Solanum dulcamara chromosome 4, daSolDulc1.2, whole genome shotgun sequence:
aatagttttcttttcttttagagtttgtttgtttgttcttgtgtttttttcttttctttttggttttGGGGTGGAATGGATGGTTAGTTGAGCCTATGTCCTTTTCATGGGTTATTTatgtgaatttttatttttatttttaaattggtGGCAGTAAGATTTGaactttggaattttttttgtttttataccaTATTGACATGTATAATCcactaattgaaaattttaaactaGTATACATAATAGGCAGCAGCTCAAATATAGTGCAATAATATTATCTCAAAGATGTGCTGAATATGATAGAGGAAATTAAACTTGGTATTGGCTTCATTCCCTTACACATTATTTAGTAGTATTCCgtttgttttaatttgtttgttttatctttttattagtCCGTTTAGAAAAAGAATGCATCTTTTTTTTGataactctttaatttaatttttcatatgaCCCTAAGATCACAAAATTAAAGTACACTTTGGTATATTCCACATATCGTTAGTTTAAGACTATAAAActtaaaattcttctttattttcttaaacttcatgCTAAGTTAAAattagacaaacaaattgaatgGGGGAGTAATAAGAATACAAGCgccaaaaaaacattttttttcctgTGAAACACTAAAGAAACCACCTTGTATAACCTGATCTGTGCAAAATCATGTTGTACACATGATTGCATGTTGATGTGCTTTCCATGTTTTATGTAATACTATCTGTGTTCTGAGTTTTTTTTACCTTCAACAAGGCATTGTTTGATAGCCTTAATCAGtaaaatatttgtgtaattaatTATCTTTTATCTCTCGTTAAACGTCtcacttaattaatttaaaaaataagaatagatATTTGGAAAGAAAAGTAATATTTTGTATATTGTATTTGTTTTGTTGGCAGTATCACTAATACCCTTGAGAGGTACCAACGTTGTTGCGTTAATCCTCAAGACAATTGTGGTGAAAGAGAAACACAGGTAATTTGAAGCTTCATATTCTATATGTTTCCAAAAAAACCAATCAATTGGCATATTGTTATTATCACAGTTTTAGAATTGTACTAACTTTAAGTTATTATGGTTCTTCCTAATCATGCATAATTTgttattttggttgttgtaaATTTAGAGCTGGTACCAAGAGGTCTCAAAATTAAAGGCCAAGTTCGAAGCCCTTCAACGAACTCAAAGGTTAATTAAATATGTCAATTGACAATATTATAattttgacatatatatatatcgatcGTTGAAATTAAGTTTGTTAAGCCTTCTGAGAAGTTTTATTATTGGTAATACATATGAAGGCACTTGCTTGGTGAAGATCTTGGGGCACTGAGTGTGAAGGAGTTGCAAAATCTTGAAAAACAACTTGAAGGTGCACTTGCACAAGCTAGGCAAAGAAAGGTAATTAATTGCCATATTTTACGATTTTGTTACATATATTCGATATGAAAAAGTTTATTATGTGCTTCACGCAATTGATATTAGTTGTATGAGGTTTCTCTTTGCCTCACAAAAAAATGAATCCAAATCTAATCCTATTTGGTCCACGAACTTTGAATCTACCTTTTCTGTGAAATACAAAGAAATTTCGTGTTGCCAGTGTCAgttgtataatattttttttttacttttggtACTAATTAAGCATTGGTTTCTGCATTGTGTAGACACAAATAATGATGGAACAGATGGAGGAGCTTCGTAGAAAGGTAAGATATAATATGCAGAAAGAAGAATATTACTAGTATATATATGATCATTCTTGAGTATCACAATTATAAATTTGTTATGAAAGGTAAATGGATGCAAAAGAAGAATATTACTAGTAAATATATGTAGTAAACTGCAGTTTAATTCTGTACCCATTATAAAGGACTTACTGAGCCTTTTGATGTCTTTTTGTGTCATGCGTGGTGACTGATCATAAGTCCTAACTATATTGTGACAACACCTTTTCATTTAGTTGGTGACACATATTTCAGGTCGATAACTTTTGATTCGAGatctcttttaattaaaaaggaaataattaaatttgtttCCAGAACTACTATTCGGAATACCACCTAAATAACTATAGTCATAGAGCCAAATACGTTGGGTAGAAAGAGTCTGAGATGGGCTCAATGACATAGCATACATCTTGGTAATTAAGGGCGTATATTTACCGTGCAAAATGTGATGAACGTGAATTAAtgattcattctcaaaataagtattttatataaatattttaaaaaattctagaTTCGTCTCTATTGTTAATTGGTTTTATTATGTTATCAGGAACGTCATCTTGGTGATGTGAACAAGCAACTGAAGATTAAGGTTTCTCTAGAACTATCATCGGTATTCATTCAACTTGAAGAACAGTCCTATAGTGTTTGGACTTTTCAAAAATATCGGCGAGTGCGTGTCTTCGACACATGTATGacaatatttttggagaatccaaGCAACATAGGATGCATTAATGCTTTGTTAAGTCCATATATAGAGTTGCATATATATAGTGAAGAGTTTGCTTTTTTCTATGTTGGCACAGTTTGAGGCTGAAGGACAAGGTGGACTGAGAACTCTTCCTTTTCCATGGAGTTGTAATGCATCAGCAGAAGCTGGAAGCGGAACCTTTCATGTCCACCattctcaatcaaatcacatgaATTGTGATCAACCTGATCCAGTTCTTCAAATAGGGTATACATACATTACTAGCtttcatcaaataattaattgattGCACTCACtcaatatttgataattatatatattgccCGTAAAAGTCAATACTTcctttaatttatgtgacattttCTGTTTTGTTCTGTTCTGTTCTTGAGATTAAACTATGTgaactttgatcaacattttaGGTATCATATAGACACGATGAGAAGAATTAATTACAACTTATATTAATACTTTGCGTGTATAGTTCTTAAATATCTAAATTGTACCTGCAGGTACCATCAGTATATGGCTGCAGATGGAGCCTCAGGGTCAAGGAGCATGGCTGTTGAGAGCAACATCATCCATGGCTGGGATCTTTGATTTCTAATTCTACTTCTGGATATAGTGAAAGTTTTTGCTTTTAAGTTTTTCAGACTAAATTAAAACTAAGTGACATATTTATGATTTGAAATGCTTGTTATATAGTAATGTATAATTTTAGTAAGTGTTACACTCCTGTTTTAACTTTTATAATCTTTTCCATTTTCTCACAAAATTAATTGGGAATGCATAGTTTGACTAAACAAAGGGAATATTTTTAGAGACCCTAATGAAGGCCAGTTTGACAACTTTTTTGGAATATCATaagtatataaatttatatattattattccaagtaatttaaatcatgaaattgacttttctgataacaaaattaaaataggaaaataagCGTAAGATCGCAAATTAtaagtaatataaatattacGAAATCAAAACTACATGAAAAGAGTTTTGTGAAAATTTTCCCATCATGACAAagtcctttattttattttctttcctttttatagGAGTAGAACTTTTTAATATGCCTTAAAATAtaagtattatatttcttttatatacaaataattatttttttaacatttcCATTTgtatacaataacaacaataataagccTAACGTAATCCCACGAAGGTGGTATGTAACGCAACCTTACCTTACTTTGTGAGGATAGAGAGATTGGTTTTAAATAGACTCTCGGCTCAAGtaaatcatataaaaaataatatgataggAAATGTAGTACTAAAGAAGTCAAGTaggaaataatgaaaaaaaaaacaataataacaacaaatatTATGGTAAACAATGTAAAGGATCACATGTGGAGGAAAAAACATGTAATAATAAATCGAAGATTAAAATAGTAAGagagtaataataaaaataattaaaagaaaatgtttttatttgtacattttaaaaaataatttataatcatataaatatttatgttttattaAAACCATATATTTTAAGTCTTTTCCTCTTTCTTAAATTGTGTTCTTTTAAATTTACGAACACAAGAAGTCAAATTCCACTACATAAATTAGGAAGGAGTGAGTAGTATCAAATATGTTAGAATTAATAATGTAGAGTTTGTTGAATTAAAAGTTAATATACATTGTATAGTTCAAAGTATGTGTTCttgttacttctttttttttaaaatatcgtttaCTATTATATCCGTGACgcttttaacttttattttatttgcaaAAACTGTAGctaatttcaaagtattttgaTGGAATTTTAGTAAGTTAAATTATTACTCCTATGTAGCTATATATTCTCAAATAAATTTGTTTACTAGGTTTTGATAATGAAACAGAGCTCGACCAAAGTTGGATATGAAATCCCACAGATGGAGGATATAGAGACTCCTTAAATATTGACATTATTTTCAACATTTGCAGTGTTCCAATTACAATTAGGAGAAATTTCATCACACAATTCAAAAGAAATCTTTTAGTAGGCATTTGatgataaatttcaaatattttcactttatttagaatttttgaaggtggagttatatatatatattttttgcaaaagagaaatttttgaagaggggTTCGAAAACAAGTTTGGAGAACTTTTTGCAGGAATTTCAAGGAAGAGTGAATggttaaaagttaaaactaacCTCCCCATTGAGACAAAGTTTTTGTTTCTGATAAATAAGGTTTTGATGTAAGAGATCTTTGATATAAAGAAATAATGTAGCAAAACGAACAAGATAGTCAATAGCCATGATTCTTAACATAGACAACAATTAGAGTAATATACTTGTCCCTAAAATATGAAAGAAGAGTTATAATTATTAAGAGTGTCGATCAAACGAgatataattaatacacatcctTAGTACAAACCATATCAGAAGTAATCAAAAGGTCCATCGAGACATAAGCCTAATTAGTTTGCTTGCTCAAATGCACAATTATATAGCATGAAGACTATTTGACAATTGATTATATACCCCTTTTAACTGCAGATAGGCAACAAGATCAATTCTTTTAGAGACGTCTTACTCTGCACTCCGGTGGTCCTATAAACAATTCAGTCTCAACATCTGATTTTTCGCTACCATCTGTACAAACAGCTTCTCCTTCCTTCTCTTCACTTGGTGTTTCTCTCTGTTGAAGGCCACCAAACTAAAAACATAGGCACCAGATATGTCAATTTTATAGCCGACTATGAATTAGAGTCCAAGAGTTTGTGAAAAAAGAATACTGATCCAAGGAAATGAAAAATATACCTTCTCCCTCAGTATTGCATTTTCAGCAGCAAGGATTTTCCCCTGGATTTGTAAGAAAGGAAAGCATTAAGCAAAAAAGTAGTAAAGCACGCAGTTGGAAATTCTTCGACAGAGACATTCACATTCAACAAAGTAAGGCATATCGATAGATTGTTATTTTGAATTCACTGCAGTTTGAATGATTACATCATCTATATATGAATTGTAACTCATATATTACTAATTTGTACCTATGTGTGAATTAAAGCTCAAAATATATCAGTCAATGAGGCCTTACCTTTTCTTTTAGTCGCTCAACCTGCTCCTTAAAAAGTTGAATCTGAAAAGAACAAGATAAGATAAATGTCAAGTTCCCGAGACTTGGTAAGAAGAACAGATCAATTTATTAGACTTTACTCAAGAAACCTTTCGTGCACGTATGGTGCTGACACTCCGTTCCAACTGTTTTTCTATCTGTTGTACTTCTTGAAGGGTACAGGACTGGAGACCTTCTCCCAAGAATTTCCTGATGcaaatttcatttgttttagaaggatctttaaaacttaactaTGAAAGGGAGAGAAATGACAATGCAACAACTTTTAACTGAACCTTCGTGATGTTTCAAGGAGCTCTATCTTCATCATTAAACTTGCTGCCTCATGCTGCATTTGCTGCATTTTTGTGTAAGCTACAGTAAGCCTTTTATTAACTTTTTGGCAAGAAACTACTAGTTGCTTTCTAATTTATCCTATGGAGGAGACACAAAACCAAGAATCCACCTGCATATGCTGTGCCCCAACTTGGTTTTCAGGTTGAACTCTGTCTTTAGGATGCTTCTTATAACGCTCTATTATCTCCTGCATgctgcaaaattctccaagtagTTGCGGGTTGGTTAAAATTGGAACATATTTCATATATAGGAAGTGACAATATCACACGTAGCGACAACAATGAATTAGCAATATCCTTCATACAATCTAATCATTTCTTAAGCTATGTACTTTCGTTTTCTTGCTTTACTTTATTAGCAGAGAGGAGGAAGAGAAAGATTATTACAAGAAGCCGAACCATCAAGCTCCAAATATTGACAGCAGCATAGTGTCATGGGCCTAGACCCGTTATATGCACCTCACCTAGCAGGCCAGCAAGCTCGCTATGTTTGTGTGAAGTAGGAAACGAATCTAGTAGAGAAAACTTTGGAGTGTGGGGAAACAAGTATGTTTTGATTTACAAGTTTTTAACACAAGATCACTCACTAGATTCACTACACATTTGGAATACCTCACTTAGTACAAT
This window encodes:
- the LOC129886615 gene encoding agamous-like MADS-box protein MADS3 isoform X1, with translation MGRGRVELKRIENKINRQVTFSKRRNGLLKKAYELSVLCEAEVALIIFSSRGKLYEFGSAGITNTLERYQRCCVNPQDNCGERETQSWYQEVSKLKAKFEALQRTQRHLLGEDLGALSVKELQNLEKQLEGALAQARQRKTQIMMEQMEELRRKERHLGDVNKQLKIKVSLELSSFEAEGQGGLRTLPFPWSCNASAEAGSGTFHVHHSQSNHMNCDQPDPVLQIGYHQYMAADGASGSRSMAVESNIIHGWDL
- the LOC129886617 gene encoding MADS-box protein SOC1-like; protein product: MVRGKTQMRRIENATSRQVTFSKRRNGLLKKAFELSVLCDAQVGLVIFSSRGKLYEFASSSMQEIIERYKKHPKDRVQPENQVGAQHMQQMQHEAASLMMKIELLETSRRKFLGEGLQSCTLQEVQQIEKQLERSVSTIRARKIQLFKEQVERLKEKGKILAAENAILREKFGGLQQRETPSEEKEGEAVCTDGSEKSDVETELFIGPPECRVRRL
- the LOC129886615 gene encoding agamous-like MADS-box protein MADS3 isoform X2, with protein sequence MGRGRVELKRIENKINRQVTFSKRRNGLLKKAYELSVLCEAEVALIIFSSRGKLYEFGSAGITNTLERYQRCCVNPQDNCGERETQSWYQEVSKLKAKFEALQRTQRHLLGEDLGALSVKELQNLEKQLEGALAQARQRKTQIMMEQMEELRRKERHLGDVNKQLKIKFEAEGQGGLRTLPFPWSCNASAEAGSGTFHVHHSQSNHMNCDQPDPVLQIGYHQYMAADGASGSRSMAVESNIIHGWDL